Part of the Salmo trutta chromosome 2, fSalTru1.1, whole genome shotgun sequence genome, tgccataacaaaggagtagaataatagtgaagacatcaacactatgaaataacacacatggaatcatgtagtaacctatatatatatattagattcttcaaagtagccactttgctttgatgacagctttgcacactcttggcattctctcaatcagcttcatgggtcacctggaatgcatttaagttcatttgtggaatttctttccttcttctttccttccttttgagtcaatcagttgtgctTTGACAAGGtacgggtggtatacagaagatagccctatttggtaaaagacaaagtccatcttgtggcaagaacagctcaaataagcaaagagaaacaacagtccatcattactttaagacatgaaggtcagtcaatgcagaacatttcaagaaattCGAAAGTCGCAAAAACACtcatgcgctatgatgaaactggctctcatgaggaccgccacagcaaAGAGTTGTGCTGCGGAGGATAAATTCATTGGAGATACCACCCTCAGAAATTgaaggccaaataaatgcttcacagagttcaagtaacagacacgtctcaatatcaactgttcagaggagactgtgtgaatcatgccttcatagtcgaattgctgcaaagaaaccactactaaaggacaccaataagaagaagagacttgcttgggccaagaaacacgagcaagggacattagacaggtggaaatctgtcctttggtctaatgcaGGGCAAAGGCCTGCCTGGGGTGATTTAATACCGCCcgcggaatcatgctcagatTACATAAAGAATTTGCGATAGTAACGTTTTTTTAAacgtatttgttattcaaattaaaagcaCCTAGAATACTcgcctttgtgtaatgatttaactcccaccatttgtgggacatttattttgaaagcacgtataaataacaactgcacgaggacagacagtgaTTGACACTCGTCACAGATACAAATAGTAGATAGCTAGAAATtgcgcaatttttttttttaagatttcAAAGAAAAtgaaagtagacaatgaatgtagggtgttgCAGCAAGACTGGACATCGAAATATTTTGTTATTGAGGTATCTtggaaagctgtgtgcttagtgtgcaaagagagcatcgctgtcgtgaaagactacaacttgtccgGACACTTCCAGGTGAAGCATGCCGAGAAATATAAGAATATGTCCtctgagcagagggcaagtgTATTTTaagagttgctttctcagttgcaaaagcagcaaggacttttcacGAAACTGCATTCAACAAACGACGGAATTGcgagagctagctatgtactgtcctacaaaattgctaaacatagcaagACATTCGCTGAGGGCCaattcattaaagaatgtttatttgactctgcagcaatactttACCCCaacaagaaagagctgtttgaaaatgtttccctgtcaagatGAACAGTGACACGGCGTTTGAGGACAtcgcagagaatatggaacaacagttgaaagacgaggtaaaggatttcacctatttctccttggccctggataagagcagtgatgcacgtgacacggtgcagttgttgatattcttacgaggcaAAACCCCAGACTTTGATATTacagaggagcttgcttcagtgaagtcaatgaagagcacaaccacatGGAAAGATGTATTGGAGGAAgttaataagtgtgtggcaaagctgggactgagttttgaaaaggtatccagtgtgaccactgatggatgcccaaacttgacaggaaaaaacattggccttttgaaaaggatacaagatcaagtagctgagctgaacccagatcagaaaagtattttcctgcattgcattattcatcaggaggtgctctgtaaatgtgttctgaaaatgagccatgttgtggatacagtcactaaagtggtaaacttcataagagcaaaatctttaaaccacaggcattttgtctcactgttggaagagacagtcgggtcatgcagatctcccccttggggaaggtgcttaaaagggtgtgggacctgaagtcaGAGATTGCTGTGTTTTTGCAAATGAATGACAAATATAcggatttccctcaactgcaagataaagaatggttggctgattttgtCATCACTgtggacatcatggccctcatgaatgaactgaattccaagctacaagggaagggcctttttgcacattatatgtacagtcttgtcaaagccttcaagggaaaattactcctGCTGACCCACCAAGTCGAAGCCAACAATCTGACCCACCTTctgacactactagtctgttccctatcagatgaccagcgagagaagtatacatcgctgctgagtgctttgaacggtgagttttcttgttgttttggggatttcaaagtgttggaaaatgacatgctgttggtttcctctcctttcaccttcaacgtggataacgctcccactgacctgcaactagAGCTTATTGATCTTctgtctgatgcagtgattggagaactattcaaaacaatgtcaccgactttccaaagattaggagtcatgctcagaatatttttgtactgtttgggtcaacctatgtatgtgaatagacattttcagtgatgaaatataacaagtcaaggcacagatcatctctcacctctcagcaatcctgcaCATAGCGACatcagaaactatacctgacttcactgctctagtcaatgcccatcagagacttcactcctcacactgattgagtagtttaaacgtaatgttgagctctccctctttcttgtgtttttgtgcatatgcgttaacaagagttctgtccgtggtgctgaatgcacagtgtacttttccctccgtatagttcattgcatgtttaataatgaaaatacctaccaaaaggagaacatggatgtggtttatttctgtgcatgttaaaacAGTCAAATAATTTGCATATCTGgacgtgatttacagtagatatatctgtcaacactgtcacacacatgatgtataatcctgtaatatgattctggcccgcaatggcaaaaatatattctaatttgcccctccatggaaaataattgctCAGGcctggtctaatgagtccaaatttgagattttttggttccaaccgccgtgtctttgtgagatgcagagtaggtgaacggattatctctgcgtgtgtggttcccaccgtgaaacatggaggaggaggtgtgatggtgtgggggtgctttgctggtgacagtgtctgtgatttatttagaattcaaggcacacttaaccagcatggctactacagcattctgcagcgatacgccctcccatctggtttgcccttagtgggactatcatttgtttttcaacaagacaatgacccaacacacctccaggctgtgtaagggctatttgaccaagaaggagagtgatggagtgctgcatcagataacctggcctccacaatcacccgacctcaacccaattgagatggtttgggatgagttggaaggaaaagcagccaacaagtgctcagcatatgtgggaactccttcaagactgttggaaaagcattccaggtgaagctggttgagagaatgccaagagtgtgcaaagctgtcatcaaagcaaagggtggcttctttgaagaattttaaatgttttggttactacatgattccatgtgttatttcatagttttgatgtcttcactattattctacaatgtagaaaatagtacaaataaagaaaaacccttgaatgagtaggtgtgtcaccttttgactgatactgtaattctaacatgtattgactcagggctgtgaataCCTAATGCAAATTAGTATTAATTaggtatttaattttcaataaatttgcacaaatttctaaaaacacttttttcactttgtcattatggggtattgtgtgtagatgggtgagggaaGAAAATAGATTGAATTGATTTTGaagtcaggctgtaacacaacaaaatgtggagtaagtcaaagggtatgaacaCTTACTGAAGGAACTGTACATGCAGATGCAAAGTATTTAGGACTGTGTGTTGGATCCAGAATCACACTGGATTTTTAATACTTCTTATAATATAATCCTGTAACACTCCTGTGTTTGAAGATGCTACTATTTCAATGTTTTATGAATTTTCATTCCCCTTGCTTTAATAACTAGGTGACCATTTTTAACACAATGGTTCACTCAAGCTGACATGGGAAAATGGAATATTACTTCGGATAGACTTCTCTTGTGAATATTAGCAGATCTTTACAACATTTCTCAGCTTAAATCCAGTTTCACACAAGTAGGTGCTTCCCCAGAACACACATTCTCCTTGTACTATAATGACATTACAAGGGGAAATGTGAATACttgagggtatgtgtgtgtgtgtgtgtgtgtgtgtgtgtgtgtgtgtgtgtgtgtgtgtgtgtgtgtgtgtgtgtgtgtgtgtgtgtgtgtgtgtgtgtgtgtgtgtgtgtgtgtaaggtttaAAAATTAAAGTCACTGGAATTCAATTTCTTTTCCGGTGTTACTGCCATAGTAACAACAAGAGTCACTTCACTGAAAAGAACTGTTCATGTACATATATTGACTTCACCCTCTTGACTGCTTATGTATTTTTTCCACATTATCATTTTCTCTGTGAATTTTTGAGCGAGAAGCAGAAACATATTATTGAGGTGAAATCTATTCTTTGAGCAACAGGTGGCAATGAGAAAAGGCATGTTGTGAATCAAACAGTTGTCATATCTTTGACACCACAGCTCCTGTACAGAGTGATAATGTATCTGCATCATCACATCAACCCTTCAATTTCACTCACTTCATCCCAGCTCAGCCCTGCCAGCTGACAGACAGAGAAGCTTTCAGACAGTCCCCATTTCTGGAATAAATAAAGcagcttctgtgtgtgtgtgtgtgtgtgtgtgtgtgtgtgtgtgtgtgtgtgtgtgtgtgtgtgtgtgtgtgtgctttgttcCATGGAGATGAAAGCAGTAAAATAGCTTTCAGGGACAGTTTTGTTTGTTCTATGTCTTCAACTGACACCCTGTCGATCAAGTGTGCTTCTGAACGTCCAAAAAGGCTTCAAAGGTTTGCTGGACTACAGCAACAGTGACAGGGAAAAGGTTTGCTGGACTACAGCAACAGTGACAGGGAAAAGGTTTGCTGGACTACAGCAACAGTGACAGGGAAAAGGTTTGCTGGACTACAGCAACAGTGACAGGGAAAAGGTTTGCTGGACTACAGCAACAGTGACAGGGAAAAGGTTTGCTGGACTACAGCAACAGTGACAGGGAAAAGGTTTGCTGGACTACAGCAACAGTGACAGGGAAAAGGTTTGCTGGACTACAGCAACAGTGACAGGGAAAAGGTTTGCTGGACTACAGCAACAGTGACAGGGAAAAGGTTTGCTGGACTACAGCAACAGTGACAGGGAAAAGGTTTGCTGGACTACAGCAACAGTGACAGGGAAAAGGAAAACAAtgaataaaataacattaaaagcCTTTGAAGTGTAGTTTAGTATCTCACCAGTTAGAGATCTGTTTGATCCGCACTCGGACCTGGCGTGTGCTTAAAATCTTAATGATGTCGCAACACACAGTAGGTGGAAATCTGGTGTACTTTGAAATAGCTTGGGTGTCATCATACCTTTAAATGACTTTGTATCTATCTTGTATCTTTGAGATCTTTGAGATACCGTTCAGTAAGGTGCTTCTATTCTAAGAACTGAATCCAACACTTCAAAAATTGACAAGCATTGACCAGAGAGGTGATACTGCAGGAAGGCCATCTTTAAAACAAGTGGAGAGTTTGGGGGATGGAAACTTAGATTGAGGAATACCGATCAGTTGATTAGAGATTCAGGAAATTAGTTTGGAAAGGTAATGTATGTGAGGGCAAAGCAAAATGAAAAGCAGCCAAAGTGATTGGTGGAGGGCCTTTTGGATTACTCTGCCTGTCCTTACAACCGCAGCGGAGTAAGCAGAGGAGGTACAAACGTGTGGCATTACAAAGTGGCACACTGGCAGAGGAGCAATGACCTTCCATCTGCTGCTTGCTGTTCACAGTTTGGATGAGACCTGTGCAGTAGGGCCTAGGATCCAGGGCCCTTATTCACTGAAGCATCTCAGAGAaggagggctgatctaggatcacaTCCTGCCctctcttattcattatgatttaaaaggcAGAGCTgttcctagatcaacactcctactctgatacGGTTTGTGAGAACAGGCCAAATTGTACTTCCACTGACAGATTAAGCCTGGTCTTGGACTAAAAAGCACACTCTCCATTGTCCAGGAAACTGGCCTGTTTACTTTGGCTCCATTGTATGTTTGTtttcagggttggggagtaactgattacatgtaatcacttacatgtaatctgattacaaaaaccAGTAACTTTAATCAGTTATGTTACCAGTAAAAATATTGTCATCAGATTACAGACACTTTGAAAAACTAAATGATTACACCTTGGATTACTTTTCAAtttagaaaggatgtttgcgagaaaaaaaaatacattgatgcctttctgttttctcaatgatatTCAATTCActattgaaaaaaggcgcaagtttaagtttattccacctgagcgagtctgactacAAGTCAAAGACCACTATAATGACTCACCAAATACTTTTGATGGATCATTTTAGTCTTCTTTTAATGCCACTTAAGGGGAAAGTActccaaaagtaactgaaagtaatcagataacttttggattacccaaactcagtaaagCAATGTTGCTGATAATAttttaaacaggtaactagtaactgtaacggattacatttagaaagtaacctacccaaccctgattgTTTTTAATCAACAAATGTTTTGCAAACCTATGCTCTTTACTCTCTACCTCTTACCTGGGGTGGGTATGCTTTCATAGTTTAACCTGCTGCTACATTCCCAAAATAACTACCACAGAATTGCCACTGCAATTAAGCAGGCAATTATCTGTAATTATACTACTTGGTTCCTGTATCTTACCATATCAAAGACTCACTCACCCAGAGATTATGTCTATTTTATTTCCTTTGAGTTGCATGGTATTTTACATAGACAATTTATGGTACCGACATAATTACATTTTGTTATAaattgtatatatataaaaaaaatgctaTTTACTGAtcagtcatttatttatttttttcatattcAACTCAATTACCTGAGGTTTGTACCaatgttttatatacactgctagACAGAATATTGTACACTATAACACCATGTGAAGATCAGAAAATAGCTATAATAGTGTACTGTATATCAATCATAAAAAAGACACAAAGTAGACTAGTTTCACATATCCTCAATTTGACCTGGAATCACACAGCACTCACTGGGCCCAGTTGAGGGGAAAGGCATCATATCTAAGGATATTTCTGCTTCACATTCAAACTGCAGTGTTGCAGGCAGGATAAGGTTTCTTGGGTTACGTGAAACATCCGAGATAATGGAGACTTTGTCAAACGGTACGTCCAAGTCTTCACCGTGTGAGACCACGGGCTGGCGTTGAGCACAGTGCGCAGAGGCAGTGATATTTGTGTCTCTCTGGAGCGTAGTGTCGTGGTGGTAAGACACCAACTCGTTGCTGAAATTGACAGCTTCTACAGTAGAACTGGAACAGTATCTATTGCAGCCCAGAATGGTGGAGAATGCTTTCCTGAAATCAGCATTAAATGCGTATATGACTGGGTTTAACGATGAGTTGGCCCATCCAAACCACACAAACATGTTAAAAGTGGTGTTACTTACACACAGGCGATCACCAACATTATTGATGTCACAAAAAGGTACGATGCAGTTAACCACGAAAAAAGGTAaccagcaaaatacaaaaactccCATAATGATAGAAAGTGTCTTTAAAACTTTCGTTTCTTTTTTAAAAGTTATTTTTAAGCAGTTTGTTTGCTCGGTTGCTTGCTGATTGTTCTGCGCGTGTTCCACGGCTCTCTCCAGCGATGATATTCTGCGGATCTGGGTTTGGGCAATCCGGAAGATCCGGGTGTAAGTGCCAACCATAATAACAACTGGAATGTAAAAACTTATCAGTGAGGAAGATATGGCATATGTGCTATTCAAGCTTGCGTTGCAGTCCTCGATTTCATGAATGTCGTTCCCTGTTGCATTTTCCTCCTCTGCTTTGTGCCAATTGAGCTGAACTGGAATGAAGGAGATAAGAATAGAGAGGGTCCATGCCACTCCGATCATAACGAAGGCAAACCTCTGGGTCATTTTACGCTCATATCGAAAAGGGCTCGAAATTGCCCAGTATCTGTCCATACTTATTATACAAAGATTGAGAATTGACGCGGTGGAGCACATGATGTCAAAAGCTATCCAGGTATCACAGAAGCTGCCGAAGATCCAGCAGCCGGCCACCTCAGACATAGCCTTCCACGGCATCACAAGAACGGCCACGAATAGATCTGATACCGCCAACGAGATGACAAAAAAGTTGGTAACTTTAGATCGAAGGTGTCTAAATTTGATCACCGCGGCGCAAACGAGTGTATTCCCAAGAAGCGTTGAAACGATCAGGATGAACAGGACGCAGCCGGTGAGCGCACGGACGCTGCGCCCGGAGCTGTCCATTTCAGCACCTGCGGTTTGGTTGTCAGATTTCTCCATTGACAACTAATTTCTCCGCTTTTCTGCACATATAAAAGTTTGCATCTTCTACACTTGGCGTTCAGCACTAGCTATATATATTATTCTTTCCACATCGTTTTGGAGACCCCACTTGCGGATTTGGGAACtcttaatgttttatttattttaaatatagCATATCTACATCATAAACAGTACGTGGGCCAATTTAAGAGGCTCAGTTTAAGAATCTCCGTTATTTTCTTACTCTGATCCAGTAAAACATTGTCCATGGTCGTGAGTTAGTGCACTGCACATAACCCATTGTGCACGATCGCACCTTTTTTGACAGTGAATGGTTGAATAGCGACTCTCGGTGCTTGATGATGGCAATGAAGACCCCTCCTCTTAACAATGAGATATGACGAAAACGTGTGAATGCTTTCTGATCAGGGTTAATACCATCAACCGTAGAAAATGCAGTTAATGATGCCCCATGATTGCGATATTATCAGAAGTCTGACGTCTAGGCAATTTCAGAGAAATTCGGAAATCGGACAAGAAAAACATCTAtacaatatatttatattttgattATAAAACAtctaaagaaaatatatataatcaatCAGTTGAATGAATGCGGACGTAATCTGCACTTTCAGTAGCCTATGGAATAGCCTGTTATTTAGATGCCTCTAAGCAGCTAAATAAAACGTTATTTCATTGGCGCTGTCTATGGTGCTGAAACTAAACTGGGCACTACAGGTACCCTGTGTAGGCTATGAAGTGAACCAAATTAAACTACTCCATTGTGTGATCAACTCTTTCCAGGTCTTAGCCTGCCACCGTTGTTGTGAGTCCCTTTACAAAAGACCAACGGGATACTTCATGTTAAAAACCTATGCTGAACGAACAAATCCTGAATACCTGCGCATTgtgctgtttaaaaaaaagtgtcGGATAAGCCAGGCGTGTTATAGCTCCGTACGGACAGCAGATGTCACCTCATCCCAGATTTCCGTCTGCGTGCTGGGGGATTTGCGCTCCCCCCTACGTCATTGGAATCTTAAAATGGCCCCTGCTCAAATTCGCCGTCCAAGTGGGGGCGGCTGCCGGTTTTTCTAACATAAATTACACACGACCATACGACTGGCATTCTCTCTTTTCCTGCCGCTATCTCTCGAAATAGAAACCGTATTTTGATTGCGTCATCATCGTGTAATTAGGGATACGCTGAGATCATGATAGGCATAGCCTACAGGGAACAACCGGGACCGAGCAATTGTAGCTGATGCAGCCACCACAGCGTGTTTGTTGTGGAGCGGTGGTGTGGGGAATGTGAATGACATGGAAAAGGCAGAGAATGGCATTTTTCCACCGGCTTTGTCTGTGAACGAAAAGTGGACCAGCAGCACATCTCTCAACCAGCCACTGTCTGACGATACCGCCAACGCCGCAGGTCCTCTCTCTAAACATGTCAACAGGGATGAGACGTGTTGGACTGACAGCGGACGCAGCTTGTGAAGCAGGAGAGGATATTTCCCGTTCCACAGTAGCGTGTGTACGTATCGGGAGTACGACAATGCTCGATTTAGTTACT contains:
- the LOC115148531 gene encoding D(5)-like dopamine receptor, producing the protein MEKSDNQTAGAEMDSSGRSVRALTGCVLFILIVSTLLGNTLVCAAVIKFRHLRSKVTNFFVISLAVSDLFVAVLVMPWKAMSEVAGCWIFGSFCDTWIAFDIMCSTASILNLCIISMDRYWAISSPFRYERKMTQRFAFVMIGVAWTLSILISFIPVQLNWHKAEEENATGNDIHEIEDCNASLNSTYAISSSLISFYIPVVIMVGTYTRIFRIAQTQIRRISSLERAVEHAQNNQQATEQTNCLKITFKKETKVLKTLSIIMGVFVFCWLPFFVVNCIVPFCDINNVGDRLCVSNTTFNMFVWFGWANSSLNPVIYAFNADFRKAFSTILGCNRYCSSSTVEAVNFSNELVSYHHDTTLQRDTNITASAHCAQRQPVVSHGEDLDVPFDKVSIISDVSRNPRNLILPATLQFECEAEISLDMMPFPSTGPSECCVIPGQIEDM